The Alphaproteobacteria bacterium genome includes a window with the following:
- a CDS encoding amino acid ABC transporter permease encodes MYADTVVQSKLVHKPGFLLILLGITFAGFFALDFTNSIFGHFLAPAIGDPATSGLYGRSVVSFVLALIFVVNIVLIGFLPLRLQILVVWFELGLCCLGFFLLFNLSLEFIESKIWFMISRGLFTTLYVSAIAIVIASAIAIVGAIAKLSTNGFAFGIATFYTSLFRGLPLLMQLYLIYLGLPQLGFVVDAVPAGIAALALCYGAYMTEIFRAGIESIPRGQWEASRALGFKFGLTMRRIILPQAIPIIIPPTGNQFIAMLKDSSLVSVIGVWELMFLARTLGTKTFQHMEMLITAAMIYWVLTIILEAIQSRIEAHYRKKSAR; translated from the coding sequence ATGTATGCGGATACAGTCGTCCAGAGCAAGCTCGTGCACAAGCCGGGCTTCTTGCTTATCCTACTGGGCATAACATTCGCGGGCTTCTTCGCGCTCGACTTCACCAACTCCATCTTCGGCCATTTCCTGGCCCCGGCCATCGGGGATCCGGCGACGAGCGGTCTCTACGGCCGCTCCGTCGTCTCCTTCGTGCTGGCGCTCATATTCGTGGTCAACATCGTGCTGATCGGGTTCCTGCCGCTCCGCCTCCAGATATTGGTGGTGTGGTTCGAGCTCGGCCTCTGCTGCCTGGGCTTCTTCCTGCTGTTCAATCTCAGCCTCGAGTTCATCGAGAGCAAGATCTGGTTCATGATCAGCAGAGGATTGTTCACGACGCTCTACGTGTCGGCGATCGCGATCGTCATCGCCTCGGCGATCGCCATCGTCGGCGCGATTGCGAAACTTTCGACCAACGGCTTCGCCTTCGGCATCGCCACTTTCTACACCTCCTTGTTCCGCGGCCTGCCGTTGCTGATGCAGCTCTATCTGATTTACCTCGGCCTGCCGCAGCTCGGTTTCGTCGTCGACGCAGTACCCGCCGGCATTGCCGCCCTGGCACTGTGCTACGGCGCCTACATGACCGAGATCTTCCGCGCCGGCATCGAGAGCATTCCACGCGGCCAATGGGAGGCGTCGCGGGCGCTCGGGTTCAAGTTCGGCCTCACCATGCGCCGCATCATCCTGCCCCAGGCGATCCCCATCATCATCCCGCCGACCGGAAACCAATTCATCGCCATGCTCAAGGATTCGTCGCTGGTTTCGGTGATCGGCGTGTGGGAGCTGATGTTCCTCGCCCGCACGCTCGGCACCAAAACCTTCCAGCACATGGAAATGCTGATCACCGCGGCGATGATCTATTGGGTGCTGACCATCATCCTCGAAGCCATCCAATCCCGCATCGAGGCCCACTACCGGAAGAAGAGCGCCCGCTGA
- a CDS encoding sarcosine oxidase subunit beta family protein, translating to MNGDRYSVFSVLKNAATGNRHWQPAWRSAAPKPSYDVVIVGGGGHGLATAYYLAKEHGIRNVAVVEKGWIGGGNVGRNTTIVRSNYMLPANGRFYEWSLKLWEGLSQDINYNVMFSQRGVINLAHTSPQLDTFARRGNAMRIEGIDCELLGPAEIAPLVPRLRLDHPVFPVVGGLIQKRAGNARHDAVAWGYARAADRLGVDIVENCEVTGFTFDGDRITGIETSRGPIAAAKTAVAVAGSTSDVLRRAGLERLPIESHVLQAYVTEPIKPFLDTVVTFGVGHLYISQSDKGGLVFGGDIDGYNSYAQRGGLPIIEHLSEGLATFFPSASRLRVLRSWGGIMDMSMDGSPIICKGPRDGLYINAGWCYGGFKATPGSGWCFAHTIANDAPHNLNAAFTLDRFAAGASIDERGAGPKPWLH from the coding sequence ATGAACGGCGACCGCTATTCCGTTTTCTCGGTGTTGAAGAACGCCGCCACCGGCAACCGCCATTGGCAGCCGGCGTGGCGATCGGCGGCGCCGAAGCCATCCTATGACGTGGTTATCGTGGGCGGCGGCGGCCATGGCCTGGCGACTGCCTACTACCTCGCCAAGGAGCACGGCATCCGCAATGTCGCGGTGGTCGAGAAGGGCTGGATCGGCGGCGGCAATGTCGGCCGCAACACGACGATCGTGCGCTCTAACTATATGCTGCCGGCCAACGGCCGGTTTTACGAGTGGTCGCTGAAGCTGTGGGAGGGCCTGTCCCAGGACATCAACTACAACGTCATGTTTTCCCAGCGTGGGGTGATCAACCTGGCACACACCAGCCCGCAGCTCGACACCTTCGCGCGGCGCGGCAACGCGATGCGGATCGAGGGCATCGATTGCGAACTTCTCGGTCCCGCCGAAATCGCGCCTTTGGTGCCGCGGCTCCGCCTCGACCATCCTGTGTTTCCGGTCGTCGGCGGGCTCATCCAGAAGCGCGCCGGCAATGCCCGCCACGACGCGGTCGCCTGGGGCTATGCCCGCGCCGCCGACCGGCTCGGCGTCGACATCGTCGAAAATTGCGAGGTCACCGGCTTCACCTTCGACGGCGACCGCATCACCGGAATCGAGACCAGCCGCGGCCCGATCGCCGCCGCCAAGACCGCGGTCGCGGTCGCCGGCAGCACCTCGGACGTGCTCCGCCGGGCCGGGCTCGAGCGCCTGCCGATCGAGAGCCACGTCCTGCAGGCCTACGTGACCGAACCGATCAAACCGTTTCTCGATACCGTGGTGACGTTCGGCGTCGGCCACCTCTACATCTCCCAATCGGACAAGGGCGGGCTCGTCTTCGGCGGCGACATCGACGGCTACAACTCCTATGCCCAACGCGGCGGCCTGCCGATCATCGAACACCTCAGCGAGGGCTTGGCGACATTCTTCCCCAGCGCCAGCCGGCTCCGCGTCCTGCGCAGCTGGGGCGGCATCATGGACATGTCGATGGACGGCAGCCCGATCATCTGCAAGGGGCCGCGCGACGGCCTCTACATCAACGCCGGCTGGTGCTATGGCGGCTTCAAGGCGACCCCCGGCTCGGGCTGGTGTTTCGCCCACACCATCGCCAACGATGCACCCCACAACCTCAACGCCGCCTTCACCCTCGACCGTTTCGCCGCCGGCGCCTCGATCGACGAACGCGGCGCCGGACCGAAGCCATGGCTGCACTGA
- a CDS encoding aminotransferase class III-fold pyridoxal phosphate-dependent enzyme produces MSSVLNCTGHEVKLPNIVDSDGANLFDDRGNRYLDLESGVWCMSVGHNNARVNAAIVRQIDSIAHTGFCYSSNVVETASRSVLAIAGLDGGQCVFLSSGSEVIELARQVCRDITKKSTTICLHDAYFGSYSATNDRVDGWYEFDWRECAACPHSENCRKDCHKLKDIPDDISEFAFEPGSASGFVRFPPVSLITNIVEIVRNRGGKIIVNEITTGMGRTGEWFGYNHYRIKPDLLCIGKGLGNGYPVSALAINQNVARELEHGTFKYMQSHQNDPLGAAVVCEVIAIMQDENLISRAASVGKEFLTALQTLADSEHISEVRGRGLMYAVEFTDKEVGDRIYEDLLQRGYIVCNRGGMFRIDPPLTTKEADFSGFVEVFKELLAAELM; encoded by the coding sequence ATGAGCAGCGTACTAAACTGCACGGGACACGAGGTTAAGCTTCCCAATATCGTTGATAGTGACGGCGCGAATTTATTCGATGACAGGGGAAATCGCTATCTTGATCTCGAATCTGGCGTGTGGTGCATGTCAGTGGGCCACAACAACGCTAGGGTCAACGCCGCTATTGTCCGGCAGATAGATTCAATTGCCCATACTGGCTTTTGTTATTCAAGTAACGTTGTTGAAACCGCCTCCCGATCCGTGCTCGCGATTGCTGGTCTTGATGGCGGCCAATGTGTGTTTTTGTCATCCGGCAGCGAGGTGATCGAGCTGGCCCGGCAGGTTTGCCGAGACATCACAAAAAAATCGACGACCATTTGCCTGCACGACGCCTATTTCGGCTCGTACAGCGCAACAAACGACAGGGTGGATGGATGGTATGAATTCGACTGGCGCGAATGTGCAGCCTGTCCGCACAGCGAGAATTGCAGAAAAGACTGTCATAAGTTGAAAGACATACCGGACGATATTTCGGAATTTGCTTTTGAACCGGGAAGCGCCTCAGGTTTCGTGAGGTTTCCGCCAGTATCCTTGATAACAAACATAGTTGAAATTGTTCGGAATCGAGGTGGCAAGATCATCGTGAACGAGATCACCACCGGAATGGGGCGGACCGGCGAATGGTTCGGTTATAACCATTACCGGATCAAACCCGATCTATTGTGCATTGGAAAGGGTCTCGGCAACGGTTATCCGGTTAGCGCACTCGCAATCAATCAAAATGTCGCCCGGGAATTGGAACACGGGACATTCAAGTACATGCAGTCCCACCAAAACGACCCGTTGGGAGCCGCAGTTGTTTGCGAGGTTATCGCGATCATGCAGGATGAAAATCTAATTTCCAGAGCAGCTTCCGTGGGTAAAGAGTTCCTTACAGCTTTACAAACGCTTGCGGATAGCGAGCATATTTCGGAAGTGCGTGGCAGAGGATTGATGTACGCGGTTGAGTTTACCGACAAGGAAGTTGGCGATCGTATTTACGAGGATTTGTTGCAAAGAGGTTATATCGTCTGCAACCGAGGTGGAATGTTCCGTATTGATCCGCCACTGACAACCAAGGAAGCGGATTTTTCCGGGTTCGTTGAAGTGTTCAAAGAACTACTCGCGGCAGAATTGATGTAA
- a CDS encoding transporter substrate-binding domain-containing protein, translating into MNKYITGIVSAAGLTALVCGGALAGEDLDRIMDDGVFKVATDANWAPQSFLNEDNEMDGFDVDVAKEIAKRLGVEVEFVTPDWSVITAGSWNDRWDASVGSMTPTQDRAKVLEFPAIYYYTPASFAVHADSPIQDKSELNGQKIGACTACTFELYLQGDLTIDAEGAPPHVYDVKPGEIHSLKDSSAIMDDLRLGHGVRIHGMIDSLPAILEAIKNGYPLRIVGTPAFYEPLAVAIDKGDPELRDKIAVIVKEMHDDGTLSAFSVKWYGEDFSKTEPAS; encoded by the coding sequence ATGAATAAATACATCACAGGAATAGTCTCGGCCGCTGGCCTTACCGCGCTTGTGTGCGGCGGTGCCCTGGCCGGTGAAGATCTCGACCGGATCATGGACGACGGCGTGTTCAAGGTCGCCACCGACGCCAATTGGGCGCCTCAGTCGTTCCTCAACGAGGACAATGAGATGGACGGCTTCGACGTTGACGTGGCCAAGGAAATCGCCAAGCGCCTGGGCGTCGAGGTCGAGTTTGTGACCCCGGACTGGAGCGTGATCACCGCCGGTAGTTGGAACGACCGCTGGGACGCCTCGGTCGGCTCGATGACGCCGACGCAGGATCGCGCCAAGGTCCTCGAGTTCCCCGCCATCTACTACTACACGCCGGCGAGCTTCGCGGTGCACGCGGATTCACCGATCCAAGACAAGTCGGAGCTCAACGGCCAAAAGATCGGCGCCTGCACCGCCTGCACCTTCGAGCTCTATCTCCAGGGCGACCTGACCATCGATGCCGAGGGTGCGCCGCCGCACGTCTACGACGTCAAGCCGGGCGAGATTCACTCGCTGAAGGATTCGAGCGCGATCATGGACGATTTGCGTCTCGGTCACGGTGTCCGCATCCACGGCATGATCGATTCGCTGCCGGCGATCCTTGAAGCGATCAAGAACGGTTATCCGCTGCGCATCGTCGGCACGCCGGCCTTTTACGAGCCGTTGGCGGTGGCGATCGACAAGGGCGATCCCGAGCTGAGGGATAAGATTGCCGTCATCGTCAAGGAGATGCACGACGACGGCACGCTGTCGGCGTTTTCGGTCAAGTGGTACGGCGAGGACTTTTCGAAGACCGAGCCGGCGAGCTAA
- a CDS encoding sarcosine oxidase subunit delta, translated as MLITCPHCGARDRAEFTYGGDASVPRPELSDLDQERWADYVYLRTNPRGTLREFWHHVAGCRIWFIAERDTVSHKISATQALDDDGSAER; from the coding sequence ATGCTGATAACCTGTCCCCATTGCGGCGCCCGCGACCGCGCCGAGTTCACCTATGGCGGCGATGCCTCGGTGCCGCGCCCGGAGCTGTCCGACCTCGATCAGGAGCGCTGGGCCGACTACGTCTATCTGCGCACCAACCCGCGCGGCACGCTGCGCGAATTCTGGCATCACGTCGCCGGCTGCCGGATCTGGTTCATCGCCGAGCGCGATACGGTCAGCCATAAGATATCGGCGACCCAGGCGCTCGACGACGACGGGAGCGCCGAGCGATGA